In one Coccinella septempunctata chromosome 6, icCocSept1.1, whole genome shotgun sequence genomic region, the following are encoded:
- the LOC123314733 gene encoding ras-like GTP-binding protein RhoL produces MTLKDKKIRITVVGDGGIGKTSMLIAYKDKTFDDSQYIPTVFDVYSMTVPINGEDYTVILSDTAGQEEFDKLRKFAYKNVDVFILCYSTTERNSYENVRTQWNPEIKHSCPHAKIVLAGTKADDVQNTQVLENEGRKLAKTIKADDFIQNSAKTRYNIHETFAKAIGVALRSNNDSRKPECCSVL; encoded by the exons atgacattgaaagataAGAAGATCAGGATTACCGTGGTCGGGGATGGTGGCATAGGGAAAACGTCGATGTTGATCGCCTACAAAGACAAAACATTCGACGATTCTCAGTATATACCCACAGT GTTCGACGTGTATTCAATGACCGTTCCCATAAACGGGGAGGATTATACTGTTATCCTCTCTGATACAGCTGGTCAGGAGGAGTTTGACAAACTCAGGAAGTTCGCATACAAAAAC GTAGACGTATTCATCCTTTGCTACTCGACTACAGAGAGGAACAGTTACGAAAACGTTAGGACGCAGTGGAATCCAGAAATAAAGCATTCTTGTCCACACGCAAAAATCGTTCTAGCAG GGACGAAAGCTGACGACGTGCAGAATACGCAAGTACTCGAAAACGAGGGGAGGAAACTGGCCAAGACCATCAAAGCAGACGattttattcagaattcagCCAAAACCAGATATAACATTCACGAGACCTTCGCCAAGGCCATAGGGGTGGCCCTAAGGTCCAACAACGACTCTCGAAAACCAGAATGTTGCTCAGTTCTGTAG